From Candidatus Campbellbacteria bacterium:
ATTTTCCCCTTTTTGCAAAAGGAGTATCTCTATCGGCAGGGTCTTTATGGAGCTCAGAGCAATTTGAGGTTCGATTTCTAGAAAATCCCTAAGGGTTAATGAATGGATGTTTTTGGCGTCTTTCGCGAGCTCGCTTAAATATGAAAGCTCTTCCTCGGAAAATTGTTTGGCCAATTCTTTTTTCAAAAAGTCATTGCCATAGCGGAGAAGGAGTATCGCGCGAATTCTTGATAGTAGTAACCTGAGAAAAAGATGTACGTCTACCCCAGCATCCTTTATTTTCTCCACGACCTCCAAAGTTCCGGAAGTGTCTCCCTCGGAGTAATGGTGAAGAAAATCCTTGAGAAGAGTTAACTTGGGAGCGCCCAAAAGCTTTTCAACTTCTTCGGCTTTCATCTTTTTTCCGGTGCGAGCCGAGATCACTTTCTGCAAGACCGAGAGTGTGTCTCGGTATGATCCATCTCCAAGGATCGCGATAAGCTCCGCCGAACTCGGCTCTAATTCCACACCTTCTTTCTTAGCTATATCAACTGTGGTGGAGCGAAGTATGTCTACGTTTGGTTGTTTGAACTGAAATACGCTACAGCGCGATACTATAGTCTCGGGGACTTTGCCCGGCTCAGTAGTAGCAAGAACGAAGACAACATGCGCTGGCGGCTCTTCCAGGGTCTTGAGAAGCGCGTTGAAGGCATCCTTGGTGAGCATATGCACCTCGTCTATGATGTAAACCTTGTACGGCGAGTCATACGGAAGCGCGCGGACAGCTTCGCGCAGTTCGCGGATGTCATCTATACCGCGGTTGGAAGCCGCGTCTATTTCATAAAGATCGTGCGGTTTGGTGCCTATTTCTCTCGCTAATATACGGGCGACTGATGTTTTGCCGGTACCGCGAGAACCGGAGAAAAGATAGGCGTGGGAAAAACTGTTATTTTTGATCGATTGAGCGAGCGTGTCAGTTATGTGTTCTTGACCAAGTACCTCAGAAAAATTCTGGGGTCGATACTTGCGATATAGAGATGTTTCAGTCATACCTGTCAGTATACCAAATCAAAACCCACTTCGTAGAAAGTGGGTTTTGTGGAAAGCAAGTTATTTTGAGCGCGGCTTCTTTTCGTTTGGAGCGATCTTGACTGCTAACTTTCGGCGCGCAGTATTCGTACGCTTTTGGGTAGTAGACGCTGTCTCTTTGGTGTCTCTCTTGATGCGGTTCCAGTGGCGCTTCAGTTCGCTGTTGAGCTTATTCGCCTTCTCGTCACCGACGTGTTTGAGTTTAGCGTACTTGGCAGTTACGCTGTCCACGATATCGTGATACCTATCTTCGGAGACTTCTCTTGCGTTTTCTATTTTGGATAGAACATCTCCCTTGGCCTTGAGAGTCCAACCCTCAATTTTTTTGCGATTTTTCGCTCCGTTCGGACCATAGAGAAAATATGCTCCAGCCGCTGTAGCAGCAGTAGCTCCGGCAAGGAACGCTCCTACTCGCCCTCCTCCTTTCTTGGTTGATTTGTTTGTTTTCTTCGTTGCCATATGTAATGTGAGATTTTAATTCTTAATATCTAAAATGTTCAAGCTGCTTTTATTATACTCTATCATCGGAATTATTTTGATAATTTTCTTCGTCTATATCTGTGTCTTCTTCATGTTCTCGGTAACGCGCCCTTCTTTTCTTTTTACTATCACCCCTGAATAAATTTACTATCTTTTTTGCGACGTGCGCCGCCGAAAGAGCCGAAGTTACCCTAGAGGCAGTCTCTGCTTTTCTGCGAACACCCGCGCGAAAGTCATCTATATCACCATAGATGTCTTCGGCTTTTGATTCAGCGCGGTCGGTGAATCGTTTGATAGCACGCAGAATAGATACGATATATACAAGCGCAATAATAAAGACTAACGAGATCAACACAACCGCGATGGTTGTTATGAAGAAAAATATGTCTGCTTTAGCTAGCTCTTCCATGATTTAATTATACAAATATTTTGTCTGTCTGTCTTGTTGATACGCCGTGTTCTGAGAAACTCTTTATTTCTTCGCTGATGACCTCGCGAGCGTCATCTATAGACTCAGTGTTCATTAATCTCTCACGCAGTCCACTGGCGTTGGGAAACCCGGAGACATAAGCGCCAAAATGTTTGCGCATAATATGAAATGGCTTTTCTTCTCCTAAAAGTTTGTTGAATAATTCCGCGTGCTCAAGCATCACCTGCAATCTTTCGTGGCGGGGGACATCGTCTCGATCGACCTTCGGATCGAATAACCACGGGTTGCCAAATATAGCTCGACCAAGCATTACTCCATCTACGTTGTGCTTCTGAGCTTTTTCTTTGGCATCGGCCAGATCTTCAACGTCCCCATTTCCAAATATAAGAGTTCGTTCTTCCGACTCGATGTTGTTCGCCTCAGACCATTCGTCTCTCGCTTCTACACAACGTGCAATTTCATCCCAGCGAGCTGGAACTTTTGACATTTCCTTTCTAGTGCGCCCGTGAACTATTATCACTGCCGGACGAACTTCGAGAAGAGCCGGTATCCACTCTTCTATTTGATTTTGATCATAGCCGAGTCGGATCTTTACACTTACCGGCAGGTCTCCGGCGCCGCGTTTTGCCGCCCGTACTATCTCTTTTGCTAACTCAAGATCTTTTGACAGAGCGGCTCCAGCTCCTTGTTTGTTAACGGCTTTGTCCGGACAGCCCATATTTATATCAACGCCATCGAAACCAAGCTCGTTTACGAGAGCGGAAGCTTTTTCTATTTTCAGAGGATCAGCAGAAAATATCTGCGCGACGACTGGGCGCTCTTCTTCTGAATATTTAAGATCAACCAAAAGACGCTCGCGTCCCGGGGAGTCTAAGCCGTCCGCGGAGACAAATTCTGTCCAAAAAACATCCGGCTTGCCGTACTTTGCTATGGTACGACGAAAGGCCGCGTCGGTGACATTTGCCATCGGCGCCAGAGCCATAATTGGCCGATTCAATCTGCTCCAAAACCCCCAATTCATACGTGCGCATTCTAGCATGGACCTTTCTGTTGACAACTATCCACCCTATGCTATTCTCGTCAAGGATCAAATTCCTGAATTCCCAATAAAGGAGTGGAAAATGTCTACTCATGGCAGGAGAGAGTTCTTTTCCAAGCGCTACGGCGAACTAGGTAGCAATGTCTTGGGAGGCTTCTGTGGAGCCAATCCTTTGCATCTTGACCCTTCTTCTCCGGAAGAGGATTGTACGTGCGAGCACTACCTCGGCTACGCTGCTCGCGTAACAAAGAAATTAGAGGAGGTTTTGCCTTCCTTGCGCCAAGAGCTCATTGTCATCGAAGAGACCGTCTTCGAAGGCTTGGCTGAGACAGTCGACGATAGCACCCGAGAGTCCATAAGAAGACTCACGGAGGAGGACATCGAAAGAGTAGCGAAATACATTTCCGCTAATAGCAAAAGCTGACTAGTAGCAACCACTAAATCCTCGTACCGCTCTCGAATTCATCGAGAGCGGTTTTTTATATTTCCACAAAAATTTTGACTCACGATCATTTTGTATGTAAAGTAACTAATTAGAAAGGAGGTAGTACAAGTGCCAAAGGTAAAGAAGAAAGTTTCGAAAGAAGTGAATGAAGGAGGCAAGACAAGAAAAAGCAAGCCACCGAAAGAAAGGCAGAGCAAGCGCAAGTTAAGAAAGCTCGCGCGCGATCGGCACCGAGAACCGAATAAGTGACATATCAGGGATAAGCATCTCGGTCCACAAGAAAGCTTTGACACTTAACAGTTTGGTATGTAAAGTAACGAAGTAGAAAGGAGGTAGTTTGGTGGCAAAGAAAAGCAGAGGAAGCAAAGGTCGCGTGGAATACAAGCTTCGCGGAGGGATCGTTCCGGAGCCCACTGTTCCGGATCCGCTCAACGGTAGCAACAAACCTTCAGACGGAGCTCTTCGCGGACTCACCACGAAGCCACAAAGCAATCGTAAGGCAAGGAAGCAAGTCAGCAAAGGCAAAGCACACAAGAAGTAGAACTTCTGCCTAGAGAGGGTCTTCGTGAAAGATAGCACTGTCAAGGTCAATCCCAAACCAAGATCCGACACGAAAACCAAGACAGAAGCGAATGAATCTAAGTGGCGACATAAGCTCGGCACTGCCAGTCGCCAAAAACCTCCTTAGGTATCTTTGAATAATTACAGTTACATAAACTGGAATAAATCTTCTCCCGTTCTCGCGAAAGCGAGAGCGGGAGTTTTTCTTTTATTCTTCTACCTCTATTGGGTCCTCAGCCGATTCTTCTACAGAGCTCTCTTCTCCGTACCTATAAAATATCTTTCTCCCAAAACGAAGATCAAATTCATAAACCTCCTCTAGTGAAATTTTATTGTCGAAAACTTCAGCGTCTAAAGCAGAGAAAAGTCGTATCATATCGTCTGAATAATCTGTCTTTCTGTTTACCAAAATAGAATATCCACTTTCAGTGATCATCTCTATCGACTCGTCTTCAAGTATTATCATTCCATTCGCGCCGATTCCCTCTTCGTTTAAATTTTCAGAAAACTCTAACAGAGCGTTCAATACTTCTTCTTCTATTAAAACGCCTCCGAGGGCTCCCGAGCTATCTTCATTGTTGAAACGTATAACTTCGAATTGATCCCACGTTCCATTGACTGCTTCTGTATAAATGACTCCGGAATTGTCGGCCAAAAAGCACTCTTCCTCAGACCCACTCTCTGAAGAGCCACTCCTTTCCGCGCAAAACACAACAGCCGGCTCCCTTTCGTTAATCACTACGATCAATTCGTCAAATCCTTTCCTGAGAACGTTAATATCTTCTGCGCGCAAAAACTCTTCTGATAGCGTGGATTCTATTTTCCTCACAGGAAGAGAAAATGTATTGCTATTAGGAAATAAGTACAACCGATTGCCTTCGAGCTCATCAAACACGCTCTCCCTCACCTTCTCTTCGTCTAAGCTTTCAACTCCTCTTATATCAACCGCATGAATATTTACAGCATCCAGGCGCAGACCAAAGTAAAGCAACGCTACAATTCCAAGTAAAAGAATCGTCGTAAAAACAGTTTTAAAGATCAGGACATTACGCCTCCGGATCTCTTTGCGCCTCCTCAAGTCAGACGGCTTTAGTGTAGACTTTCTTTTTCTCCCTCCAAATAATTTTTGCAAAAAGCCGCGGCGTCGCGGTCTCCGCACTTTGTTTCTCTTTTGAAATTTACGAGGCATAACGCACTAGATCAGTTTGCCTTGCTAATAGTGTCTTTGCCTAAGAACTCCCGCAAAACCTCGGGAACGGTAATGCTTCCGTCAGCGTTTTGATAATTTTCGAGTAAAGCTATGAGAATTCTCGGCGTTGGCACCGCTGTAGAATTTAGCGAATGCACGTAACGGCTCTTGCCTTCCTCATCTGTATAGCGGATATTAAATCGACGTGATTGAAAGTCGTGGAAATAAGAGGCGGAGCTGATCTCACCATAGGTCTCTGAGGCCGGTCGCCATAATTCAATATCATACTTTTTAACTTGCCCCAATCCCAAGTCACCACCACAGTTGAGCACCTGACGATATGGGAGTCCTAAGCTTTCGATAAACTCTTCGACGTTACGATTGATCTCTTCGTGCAAACGCACCGATTCATCGTGACTGGCTTCTGTTAATATGACTTGTTCGAGTTTGTAAAATTCATGCACGCGATAGAGTCCTCGAGTGTCTTTACCGTACGATCCGGCCTCTCTCCTGTAGCAAGGAGAGAACGCGAGATACCTTTTGGGCAGATCTTCTTTCTTTAGTGTTTCATCAGCGTGGTATGCCATCATAGGAACTTCGGATGTTCCCGCCAAATAGTCATCGTCTTGGGTTTTGTATAGATCTTCGGCGTCATTCGGAAGATGTCCGGTACCGTAGAAATACTCTTTTTTTACGACCGTAGGAGGAAGAAACGGTTGAAAATTCTTTTTTAGGAAAAATTGTTGGGCGTAATTCCATATCGCCCAAGACAGAAGAACCGCGTCATTTTTTAGAAAATAGCCTCTGAATCCATGCACCTTTGATCCGCGTTCCAAGTCAACCATATCAAGCGAAGTCATAAGCTCGACGTGATTTTTGGGAGGAAAGTCAAACTTTGGTAAGTCTCCCCAAGTTTTTATCTCTACATTTTCTTCGTCGCTCTTTCCTTCCGGCACTGAAACGTCCGGTATGTTCGGAACGCGCAACATCAAATCCCGCCACTTTTTCATAACCTTTTTGAGCTCGTCCTCTTCTTTGCTCAGTTCTTCCTTAAGGTCGCGCATATCGTTGATCAGAAAGCCGCGCTCTTCGGAAGAAATAGATTTATCGGAAATACGTTTTGAAACTTCGTTTTGCTTTGCTCGCTTTTCTTCGATTGAACCCAGCAATTCACGGCGTTTTTCATCCACCGATAGTAATTTGTTGACATCAAATTCAACGTGCTTCTTCTGAGCAGCGAGTTCGATCAGATCTTTGTTTTCTCTTATGAACGTTATGTCGAGCATTTGATTTTAATTATTCGCGTAACTATTTTAAGTCTATCACTTTATAAAAAGATTGTACTTTAGATTATACCAAAAATGATACAATGAACACGTTTAACGACTCCCAGATGCACACACTATTACCAAATGAGTTCCCCGCTCTTCTTAACGAAATTCCCGACCCTCCTAAAAAACTCTATATTGAAGGCAGCCCCATAAAAGAATCGGGGGTACGTATTGCGGTTGTAGGTAGTAGAAAATATTCCGAATACGGTAAACGCGCGACCGAATCTATTATATCTGGACTGGCCAACTATAACGTAACAATTGTGTCAGGGTGTGCTCTTGGTATTGACTCTATAGCGCACCAAGCCGCTTTGAGACACAACATAAACACGATCGGTATACCCGGATCCGGCCTAGACAAATCAGTGTTCTACCCCCGCTCCAATTTCTTCCTAAGAGATAAAATTTTGGAAGCCAAGGGAAGTCTCCTCTCTGAGTTCGAACCAAATCAAAAAGCCGAGCGCTGGACTTTTCCGAAACGCAACCGTATTATGGCCGGAATATCGCACGCGATCCTAGTCATCGAAGCCGCCGAGAAGTCAGGGACTCTCATTACCGCTCGTTTAGGATTGGAATACGATCGTGAAGTTATGGCCGTACCGGGATCCATCTTTTCCGAGACTTCCGCCGGAACGAACGACCTTATACGCGACGGTGCTCGCCCGATCCTTTCAGCCCAAGATATTATCGAGGAGTTATCACTTGAGGAAAAAGAAGATCTCGAGAAAGAAACAGACAATGCAAATGAATATGGCGATATTCTGAGTAATTTCTCCGAGAAGATCAGTCGCGATGAATTCATAGCCAACGTAGGCAACACAGAAGAGGCGCTGATAATATTAACCAAAATGGAGCTGAAAGGGATCATCCGAATTCAAGGTGACACTATCTATAAAAATTAATTTTCTTAATACTTTTCCAGAGTTTATATTTGCATATATTTGCTATTTGTATTATCAATTGAAGGTATTAAATTCCAAAGGTAATGAAACTTTTAATAGTAGAGAGCCCCGCGAAGGCGAAAACTATATCAAAATACCTTGACGGGAAGTATAAGGTTAAGGCATCCGTTGGTCATATTCGAGATCTGCCGAAGTCCAACAAAAAAGCCCTCGATATCGAGGGTGGTTTCGTGCCGCACTATGAAATTTCTAAAGGAAAGGAAAAAGTGGTT
This genomic window contains:
- the dnaX gene encoding DNA polymerase III subunit gamma/tau, with amino-acid sequence MTETSLYRKYRPQNFSEVLGQEHITDTLAQSIKNNSFSHAYLFSGSRGTGKTSVARILAREIGTKPHDLYEIDAASNRGIDDIRELREAVRALPYDSPYKVYIIDEVHMLTKDAFNALLKTLEEPPAHVVFVLATTEPGKVPETIVSRCSVFQFKQPNVDILRSTTVDIAKKEGVELEPSSAELIAILGDGSYRDTLSVLQKVISARTGKKMKAEEVEKLLGAPKLTLLKDFLHHYSEGDTSGTLEVVEKIKDAGVDVHLFLRLLLSRIRAILLLRYGNDFLKKELAKQFSEEELSYLSELAKDAKNIHSLTLRDFLEIEPQIALSSIKTLPIEILLLQKGENTERAQEK
- a CDS encoding tRNA-dihydrouridine synthase; protein product: MALAPMANVTDAAFRRTIAKYGKPDVFWTEFVSADGLDSPGRERLLVDLKYSEEERPVVAQIFSADPLKIEKASALVNELGFDGVDINMGCPDKAVNKQGAGAALSKDLELAKEIVRAAKRGAGDLPVSVKIRLGYDQNQIEEWIPALLEVRPAVIIVHGRTRKEMSKVPARWDEIARCVEARDEWSEANNIESEERTLIFGNGDVEDLADAKEKAQKHNVDGVMLGRAIFGNPWLFDPKVDRDDVPRHERLQVMLEHAELFNKLLGEEKPFHIMRKHFGAYVSGFPNASGLRERLMNTESIDDAREVISEEIKSFSEHGVSTRQTDKIFV
- the dprA gene encoding DNA-processing protein DprA, which encodes MNTFNDSQMHTLLPNEFPALLNEIPDPPKKLYIEGSPIKESGVRIAVVGSRKYSEYGKRATESIISGLANYNVTIVSGCALGIDSIAHQAALRHNINTIGIPGSGLDKSVFYPRSNFFLRDKILEAKGSLLSEFEPNQKAERWTFPKRNRIMAGISHAILVIEAAEKSGTLITARLGLEYDREVMAVPGSIFSETSAGTNDLIRDGARPILSAQDIIEELSLEEKEDLEKETDNANEYGDILSNFSEKISRDEFIANVGNTEEALIILTKMELKGIIRIQGDTIYKN
- the serS gene encoding serine--tRNA ligase; translated protein: MLDITFIRENKDLIELAAQKKHVEFDVNKLLSVDEKRRELLGSIEEKRAKQNEVSKRISDKSISSEERGFLINDMRDLKEELSKEEDELKKVMKKWRDLMLRVPNIPDVSVPEGKSDEENVEIKTWGDLPKFDFPPKNHVELMTSLDMVDLERGSKVHGFRGYFLKNDAVLLSWAIWNYAQQFFLKKNFQPFLPPTVVKKEYFYGTGHLPNDAEDLYKTQDDDYLAGTSEVPMMAYHADETLKKEDLPKRYLAFSPCYRREAGSYGKDTRGLYRVHEFYKLEQVILTEASHDESVRLHEEINRNVEEFIESLGLPYRQVLNCGGDLGLGQVKKYDIELWRPASETYGEISSASYFHDFQSRRFNIRYTDEEGKSRYVHSLNSTAVPTPRILIALLENYQNADGSITVPEVLREFLGKDTISKAN